Proteins encoded in a region of the Bacteroidota bacterium genome:
- the porV gene encoding type IX secretion system outer membrane channel protein PorV, which yields MTTLSFRTARRVLLALLPALIFGSGVQAQDDGNNSIGQGSNIVYTTAVPFLMIEPDSRAAGMGNAGVGLADNASAVFWNPAGLARQRGAEVSITHSNWLPAITSDLFYEYLAGKYHLEGIGTFGGNITFFNLGEQEFRGPNNEDLGTFRSYELNTGLSYARQVTRGLALGTGLRLIYSNLAGGVTLGQGQPGETQTKAGVSVGLDLAALYTFKPFELGSIPVTTNLGFNLANMGPKVKYTTNECNERTGESCGDPLPTNLRFGGAFSAQLDEFNKLNLAIDFNKTLVDYEQFQVLDENDEPVFDENGNPELAARAKPFYEAIFSSWKSVPVRDTNGDIEDVGVLRQITVGTGLEYWYNDLVAFRTGFFYEDPSNGNRKFLTFGAGIRYNLIGVDFSYIYPIEEESPLANTLRFSLLLNVLR from the coding sequence ATGACCACGCTATCCTTCCGCACGGCGCGCCGCGTCCTGCTCGCGCTCCTGCCTGCCCTGATCTTCGGGTCCGGCGTCCAGGCACAGGACGACGGAAACAACTCCATCGGCCAGGGAAGCAACATCGTCTACACGACGGCCGTGCCCTTCCTCATGATCGAGCCGGACAGCCGGGCGGCCGGCATGGGCAACGCCGGCGTCGGCCTCGCCGACAACGCGAGCGCCGTCTTCTGGAACCCGGCCGGTCTGGCCCGGCAGCGCGGGGCCGAGGTGTCGATCACGCACTCGAACTGGCTCCCGGCCATCACGTCGGACCTCTTCTACGAGTACCTCGCCGGCAAGTACCACCTCGAGGGCATTGGGACGTTCGGGGGTAACATCACCTTCTTCAACCTCGGCGAGCAGGAGTTCCGGGGACCGAACAACGAGGACCTCGGGACCTTCCGCTCGTACGAGCTGAACACCGGCCTCTCGTACGCCCGGCAGGTGACGCGCGGCCTCGCCCTCGGCACGGGCCTGCGCCTGATCTACTCCAACCTCGCCGGCGGCGTCACGCTCGGGCAGGGCCAGCCGGGGGAGACCCAGACCAAAGCCGGCGTCTCCGTCGGCCTCGACCTCGCGGCGCTCTACACGTTCAAGCCGTTCGAACTCGGCAGCATCCCGGTCACGACTAACCTCGGCTTCAACCTCGCCAACATGGGGCCGAAGGTGAAGTACACCACCAACGAGTGCAACGAGCGCACGGGCGAAAGCTGCGGCGACCCGCTCCCGACCAACCTCCGCTTCGGCGGTGCCTTCAGCGCCCAACTCGACGAGTTCAACAAGCTGAACCTCGCCATCGACTTCAACAAGACCCTCGTCGACTACGAGCAGTTTCAGGTCCTCGACGAGAACGACGAGCCCGTGTTTGACGAGAACGGCAACCCCGAGCTCGCTGCCCGGGCGAAGCCGTTCTACGAGGCCATCTTCTCGTCTTGGAAGTCCGTGCCGGTGCGCGACACGAACGGCGACATCGAGGACGTGGGCGTGCTGCGCCAGATCACCGTCGGGACAGGACTAGAATACTGGTACAACGACCTCGTCGCCTTTCGGACGGGCTTCTTCTACGAGGACCCGTCCAACGGGAACCGCAAGTTCCTCACCTTCGGGGCCGGCATCCGGTACAACCTGATCGGCGTGGACTTCTCCTACATCTACCCGATCGAGGAGGAGTCGCCGCTGGCGAACACGCTGCGGTTCTCGCTCCTGCTCAACGTGCTGCGGTAG
- a CDS encoding DUF92 domain-containing protein, producing MADFTAFVLFGLGLLATVGVGEALRAKAGWPAESSRRVVHAATGVLVGLSPGWFAEPAWVYVLAGSFVLVNLWAVPRRVFPGMHAIQRRSWGTVTFPLALLFALWTCWTLDASRIYILQAAFFVLAVADPVASLVVTRLARPGRFRIGENAKSVAGSAAFFVTAFGATVGSLTLVGPGAEPVSLLTGALVAAALATGAELLATRGWDNFFIVVAVVVALTVLHGDPGAAAQLALVLLVAAGFGSAAFAVRFLDGSGALAATGLAVSVLALGPAWVVPGATFFVLSSLLSKLGRRRKALAAAGDDKGSRRDAGQVYANGGVAWALLVAHVFAPSDALYWGYVGAFAAAAADTWGTEIGTFVGGPTRLLWSGQRVPPGRSGGVSVAGTLGALAGAGVVFLSAVPVAGAYLATVGTGAAAAVVVGGGLAASLVDSLIGATVQALYRAPDGSLTERAQGNGLVRGWRWITNDRVNLACTLAGGALAASGAALFG from the coding sequence ATGGCCGACTTCACCGCGTTCGTGCTCTTCGGGCTGGGGCTGCTGGCGACGGTCGGGGTGGGGGAGGCGCTTCGGGCGAAGGCCGGGTGGCCTGCGGAGTCGTCGCGCCGCGTCGTGCACGCAGCAACGGGCGTGCTGGTCGGGCTGAGCCCGGGGTGGTTCGCGGAGCCGGCGTGGGTGTACGTGCTCGCGGGCTCGTTCGTGCTCGTTAACCTATGGGCCGTGCCGCGCCGCGTGTTTCCAGGGATGCACGCCATCCAGCGCCGAAGCTGGGGGACGGTCACGTTTCCGCTCGCGCTCCTCTTCGCGCTGTGGACCTGCTGGACGCTCGACGCCTCGCGGATCTACATCCTCCAGGCGGCCTTCTTCGTCCTCGCGGTTGCCGACCCCGTGGCCTCGCTCGTCGTGACACGCCTGGCGCGGCCAGGGCGGTTTCGGATCGGGGAGAACGCGAAATCGGTGGCCGGGTCCGCTGCGTTCTTCGTCACAGCATTTGGAGCAACAGTAGGGTCGCTCACTCTCGTCGGACCCGGTGCCGAGCCGGTCTCGCTGCTCACCGGTGCCCTCGTCGCCGCCGCGCTGGCGACGGGGGCCGAGCTGCTGGCGACGCGCGGGTGGGACAACTTCTTCATCGTCGTCGCGGTCGTGGTCGCGCTCACCGTGCTGCACGGCGATCCCGGTGCAGCGGCGCAGTTGGCGCTCGTGCTGCTGGTCGCGGCCGGGTTCGGGAGCGCGGCGTTCGCCGTGCGGTTCCTCGACGGGTCCGGGGCGCTCGCGGCGACGGGGCTCGCGGTCTCGGTGCTCGCGCTCGGCCCGGCGTGGGTGGTGCCGGGGGCTACGTTCTTCGTGCTCTCCAGCCTGCTCTCCAAGCTCGGCCGGCGGCGCAAGGCGCTCGCGGCGGCGGGCGACGACAAGGGCAGCCGCCGCGACGCTGGACAGGTCTACGCCAACGGCGGGGTCGCGTGGGCGCTGCTCGTGGCCCACGTCTTCGCGCCGAGTGACGCGCTCTACTGGGGCTACGTCGGGGCCTTCGCCGCCGCCGCCGCCGACACATGGGGGACCGAGATCGGCACGTTCGTCGGCGGTCCGACGCGGCTCCTGTGGAGCGGGCAGCGGGTGCCGCCGGGCCGGTCGGGCGGCGTCTCGGTCGCCGGCACGCTCGGGGCGCTCGCCGGCGCTGGGGTCGTGTTCCTCAGCGCGGTGCCGGTGGCGGGGGCCTACCTCGCCACCGTCGGCACCGGCGCGGCGGCGGCGGTCGTGGTCGGGGGTGGCCTCGCGGCGTCGCTCGTGGACAGCCTCATCGGGGCAACGGTGCAGGCGCTCTACCGCGCCCCCGACGGCAGTCTCACCGAGCGGGCGCAGGGGAACGGCCTCGTGCGCGGCTGGCGCTGGATCACGAACGACCGGGTCAATCTCGCCTGCACGCTCGCCGGTGGCGCACTGGCGGCCTCGGGTGCTGCGTTGTTCGGATGA
- a CDS encoding dicarboxylate/amino acid:cation symporter, with protein sequence MPWYKKLHWQIIIGLVLGLIYGVIAAAQGWGAFTADWIAPFGTIFLNALKLIAVPLVLASLILGVASLSDLRKLSRIGGKTIGIYLGTTAVAVTLGLVIVNLLEPGSAVPEALQAELGAAYAGDAAMRSEAAAAAAQRGPLQFLVDIVPGNLFTAISNNSNMLQVVFVALFIGIGLIQIPREKAEPVLAVVEGLNDLIIRLVDVIMLMAPVGVFALLAGTITQVAGDDVNRIIELLGALGYYCFAVVLGLGLHMLITYAVLLKSLSPMSLRTFYSGIGPAQLVAFSTSSSGATLPVTMERCEEKLGVSEEVSSFVLPLGATINMDGTALYQAVAAVFIAQALGMELGLAAQLTIVLTAVLASIGTAAVPGAGIIMLVIILEAVGVPSAGIALVLGVDRILDMLRTVTNVTGDATVATVIAASEGQLGVPDTDPAADRVRVVAEG encoded by the coding sequence ATGCCCTGGTACAAAAAGCTCCACTGGCAGATCATCATCGGCCTCGTTCTGGGACTGATCTACGGCGTCATCGCAGCAGCGCAGGGGTGGGGGGCCTTCACGGCCGACTGGATCGCGCCGTTCGGGACCATCTTCCTGAACGCGCTCAAACTGATCGCCGTGCCGCTCGTCCTCGCGTCGCTCATCCTGGGCGTGGCCTCGCTGAGCGACCTACGCAAGCTCTCCCGGATCGGCGGCAAGACGATTGGCATCTACCTCGGCACGACGGCCGTCGCCGTCACGCTCGGGCTCGTGATCGTCAACCTCCTGGAGCCGGGCAGCGCCGTGCCCGAGGCGCTCCAGGCAGAACTCGGCGCGGCCTACGCGGGTGATGCGGCGATGCGCTCGGAGGCTGCCGCGGCCGCCGCGCAGCGCGGGCCCCTCCAGTTCCTCGTGGACATCGTGCCGGGCAACCTGTTCACGGCCATCTCGAACAACAGCAACATGCTCCAGGTGGTCTTCGTCGCGCTCTTCATCGGGATCGGGCTGATCCAGATTCCGCGCGAGAAGGCGGAGCCGGTGCTCGCTGTCGTGGAGGGCCTGAACGACCTCATCATCCGGCTCGTGGACGTGATCATGCTCATGGCTCCGGTCGGCGTCTTCGCGCTCCTGGCCGGGACGATTACCCAGGTGGCGGGCGACGATGTGAACCGGATCATCGAACTCCTCGGCGCGCTCGGGTACTACTGCTTCGCGGTCGTGCTCGGCCTCGGGCTCCACATGCTGATCACCTACGCGGTGCTGCTCAAGAGCCTCTCGCCGATGTCGCTGCGGACGTTCTACAGCGGGATCGGCCCGGCCCAGCTCGTCGCGTTCTCGACCTCGTCGAGCGGGGCGACGCTGCCGGTGACGATGGAGCGGTGCGAGGAGAAGCTCGGCGTCAGCGAAGAGGTCTCGTCGTTCGTGCTCCCGCTTGGGGCGACGATCAACATGGACGGCACGGCGCTCTACCAGGCCGTGGCGGCGGTCTTCATCGCGCAGGCGCTCGGGATGGAGCTCGGCCTCGCGGCCCAGCTCACGATTGTCCTCACGGCCGTCCTCGCCTCGATTGGGACGGCGGCGGTGCCGGGGGCGGGGATCATCATGCTCGTCATCATCCTCGAAGCCGTCGGCGTGCCGTCGGCCGGGATCGCCCTCGTCCTCGGCGTGGACCGCATCCTCGACATGCTGCGCACGGTCACGAACGTTACCGGCGACGCGACCGTGGCGACCGTCATCGCGGCCAGCGAGGGCCAGCTCGGCGTCCCCGATACCGACCCGGCGGCTGACCGCGTGCGCGTGGTTGCCGAAGGGTAA
- a CDS encoding tetratricopeptide repeat protein: protein MPPLIFLLALVLAAPLAEARPLPDQADPGPMLVERPESVALLEEGRSQMVTFRLDDAETTFERLDAVETARPAARLHLAKIALWRAMILEQDDLYDAFFDRSDALLDVLKETPDSPWRTHFRAETELHRAVIHAKKTQYARAALALRQAYNHFEKNAKEHPAFYESAWGMGLCHATIGLVPKSFRWVVKMMGFRGTVQQGLDGMAVSARQSVYYRDEAAAFFALTDQLVNESKRGGLAMLREVAARYPESPVVSYIVGYSLINQRRAAEAERELRRAERLLQPPGVFPMPYVDFSLGQALFRQDAFAEAAGYFQRYVRTFPGEALLAQANLHAGLALELSGRRAEAVPYYERVRVRENFDSDAAARREAEARLAAPLSDRERTLLLGGTAFDGGRYAEAVQTLQPVFGDREASEVERAEAAYRSGRAYQLLGTWREALRHYGFAVSNPGDPLAKWGPWSQYYTGEVHEAQGEHARARAAYERALANDDPFAYHKALEQRAKAALDRL, encoded by the coding sequence ATGCCTCCTCTGATCTTCCTGCTCGCCCTCGTTCTCGCTGCGCCCCTCGCCGAAGCGCGGCCGCTCCCGGACCAGGCCGATCCGGGCCCGATGCTGGTCGAGCGCCCCGAGAGCGTGGCTCTTCTCGAAGAAGGGCGCAGCCAGATGGTCACCTTCCGCCTCGACGACGCCGAGACGACCTTCGAGCGGCTCGACGCGGTGGAGACAGCGCGGCCGGCGGCGCGGCTGCACCTCGCCAAGATCGCCCTCTGGCGGGCGATGATTCTGGAGCAGGACGACCTGTACGACGCCTTCTTCGACCGGAGCGACGCGCTGCTCGACGTGCTCAAGGAGACGCCCGACTCGCCGTGGCGGACCCACTTCCGGGCCGAGACCGAACTGCACCGGGCCGTGATCCACGCCAAGAAAACGCAGTACGCCCGCGCCGCGCTCGCGCTCCGGCAGGCCTACAACCACTTCGAGAAGAACGCCAAGGAGCACCCGGCCTTCTACGAGTCGGCATGGGGCATGGGGCTGTGCCACGCGACGATCGGGCTGGTGCCGAAGTCGTTTCGCTGGGTGGTCAAGATGATGGGCTTCCGCGGGACCGTGCAGCAGGGGCTCGACGGGATGGCGGTCTCGGCCCGGCAGAGCGTCTACTACCGCGACGAGGCTGCGGCCTTCTTCGCCCTCACCGACCAGCTCGTGAACGAGTCCAAGCGCGGCGGGCTGGCGATGCTCCGGGAGGTCGCCGCGCGCTACCCGGAGAGCCCGGTCGTGAGCTACATCGTGGGCTACTCGCTGATCAACCAGCGCCGCGCCGCCGAGGCCGAGCGTGAGTTGCGCCGCGCCGAGCGCCTGCTCCAGCCCCCCGGTGTCTTCCCGATGCCGTACGTGGACTTCTCGCTCGGCCAGGCGCTGTTCCGGCAGGACGCGTTCGCGGAGGCCGCGGGCTACTTCCAGCGCTACGTGCGGACGTTCCCCGGCGAGGCGCTCCTGGCGCAGGCGAACCTCCACGCCGGGCTCGCCCTCGAACTCTCCGGCCGGCGCGCCGAGGCGGTGCCGTACTACGAGCGCGTCCGGGTCCGGGAGAACTTCGACAGCGACGCCGCCGCGCGGCGCGAGGCCGAGGCCCGCCTCGCCGCGCCGCTCTCGGACCGGGAGCGGACGCTCCTGCTCGGCGGCACCGCCTTCGACGGGGGCCGCTACGCGGAGGCCGTGCAGACGCTGCAGCCTGTCTTCGGCGACCGCGAGGCGTCGGAGGTCGAGCGGGCCGAGGCTGCCTACCGCAGCGGGCGGGCGTACCAGCTTCTCGGCACATGGCGCGAGGCGCTCCGGCACTACGGCTTCGCCGTCAGCAACCCCGGAGACCCGCTCGCGAAGTGGGGCCCCTGGTCGCAGTACTACACCGGCGAGGTGCACGAGGCGCAGGGGGAGCACGCCCGCGCCCGCGCTGCCTACGAGCGCGCCCTCGCCAACGACGACCCTTTCGCCTATCACAAGGCGCTCGAACAGCGCGCCAAAGCCGCCCTCGACCGCCTCTAA
- a CDS encoding T9SS type A sorting domain-containing protein — translation MHGSARLLGLLVCGLASLSLAQPALAQGGIVFGWAPADTIRADFEAPVVHGHGHGRARETVREPQRSEARATFEVEYENFPAEAQAAFQLAVDIWSERVESSVPIRILAQWEPAEEASILGTASPRIIANFGGAPQADTWYASALAEALAGRNLSGSTPDIRATFNSEFPSWYFGLDADPPDNEFDLTTVVLHELGHGLGFIGSMDVAGEVGSWGIETTEGQRFPVVYERFAERGDGTPLLSLENFSAPLADALTSGSVFFDGPTARAQGTDLPEIFAPLVWQPGSSFSHLDEQLYPSGSINALMTPSFARGEAIHDPGPITCGMLRDVGWTLRPACEAIAFSAGVDGRDVVLTFFLPSESGFVSGTVEREVDGQFEPVAASVPAIDPEEAATYTVRVPGLGPGTFTFRLRLLGEDGTEVVLNAAPVQVFGAGNALAVFPNPIVGEATVQVDVREVQDVSVRVYDVRGRLVATLLEGVPGPATATLNARGLARGVYFVRVEGEDFGATRGVTVLR, via the coding sequence ATGCACGGTTCCGCTCGTCTTCTTGGCCTGCTCGTTTGCGGCCTCGCTTCCCTCTCACTCGCCCAGCCCGCGCTCGCGCAGGGAGGCATCGTGTTCGGCTGGGCACCGGCCGATACGATCCGCGCCGACTTCGAGGCTCCCGTCGTTCACGGGCACGGACACGGGCGTGCGCGAGAGACCGTGCGTGAGCCGCAGCGCTCGGAGGCGCGCGCCACGTTCGAGGTCGAGTACGAGAACTTCCCGGCGGAGGCGCAGGCGGCGTTCCAGCTTGCCGTAGACATCTGGAGCGAGCGCGTCGAGTCGTCGGTGCCGATCCGCATTCTTGCGCAGTGGGAGCCTGCCGAGGAGGCTAGCATCCTCGGTACCGCCTCGCCCCGCATCATCGCCAACTTTGGCGGGGCACCGCAGGCCGACACCTGGTATGCGTCAGCCCTTGCCGAAGCCCTGGCGGGACGAAACCTGAGCGGCTCCACCCCTGACATCCGCGCCACCTTCAACAGCGAGTTCCCAAGCTGGTACTTCGGCCTCGACGCGGACCCGCCCGACAACGAGTTCGACCTCACGACGGTCGTCCTCCACGAACTCGGGCACGGGCTGGGCTTCATTGGTTCGATGGACGTGGCGGGCGAGGTCGGGAGCTGGGGGATCGAGACGACCGAAGGGCAACGTTTCCCGGTGGTTTACGAGCGCTTCGCCGAGCGCGGCGACGGCACGCCCCTGCTGAGCCTCGAGAACTTCTCCGCCCCGCTCGCAGACGCGCTCACGAGCGGGTCCGTTTTTTTCGACGGCCCGACGGCGCGCGCACAGGGCACGGACCTGCCGGAGATTTTCGCGCCGCTCGTGTGGCAGCCCGGCTCCTCGTTCTCCCACCTCGACGAGCAGCTCTACCCCTCGGGCTCGATCAACGCGCTCATGACGCCGAGCTTCGCCCGCGGTGAGGCCATCCACGACCCCGGCCCGATCACCTGCGGCATGCTGCGCGACGTGGGCTGGACGCTCCGCCCGGCGTGCGAGGCTATTGCCTTCTCGGCCGGCGTGGACGGGCGAGATGTCGTGCTGACCTTCTTCTTGCCGAGCGAGTCCGGGTTCGTCTCCGGCACGGTCGAGCGCGAGGTCGACGGGCAGTTCGAGCCCGTCGCGGCCTCGGTGCCGGCCATCGACCCTGAGGAGGCGGCGACCTACACCGTGCGCGTGCCCGGCCTCGGCCCCGGCACCTTCACGTTCCGCCTCCGCCTGCTGGGCGAAGACGGCACCGAGGTCGTCCTCAACGCCGCCCCTGTCCAGGTCTTCGGCGCAGGCAATGCCCTGGCGGTCTTTCCCAACCCCATCGTCGGCGAAGCGACGGTGCAGGTGGATGTCCGCGAGGTCCAAGACGTGAGCGTCAGGGTCTACGATGTGCGTGGCCGGCTCGTCGCCACGCTGCTGGAGGGCGTACCTGGACCCGCTACGGCAACCCTGAACGCCCGTGGCCTGGCGCGGGGGGTTTACTTCGTCCGCGTCGAGGGCGAGGACTTTGGCGCGACGCGCGGGGTGACGGTTCTGCGCTAA
- a CDS encoding T9SS type A sorting domain-containing protein → MRRCLLVLAALLTVPAAAQDPEALPFSLELVEVDVTGMPGLHSFAWAEHGGRWLFITGRVDGLHGIIESGAFAAEQANGSLWVVDLAGDQVWSRSLSELGDAVADPLKVSNPQYHQEGETLYVVGGYGTDSSTGDKITFPTLTALDVPGLIGAVVNGGALAPHIRQSADERLAVTGGELRTLEGRYLLLGGHRFDGAYSPGGGSFTQAYTNQIASFLLIDQGGTLGIDDVQTVTDEDALHRRDLTVAPSFVRGQCDGAPCITQAHTMYAGVFQPSNLPYRTQIHATLSDGLAFQESSFEQRFSHYTAPALPLWDEVTETMHTAFFGGMAQFYFDEDAGEVVEDRFIPFTDDIVTLTHEVAEGGTTYETVMPVQMPGLLGTNAALIPASVPRSDLEIVRLRDLDERTLMGYIVGGILSTMPNPGWMGMTAAETSASDRIFAVYLTPEFTSSTEPAAEYASLRLEAPYPNPFRTRATVALVLDRPAPVVVEVFDVLGRRVAGLHDGPLAAGRHTFALQERDLAPGVYVVHASGDGVSATRSVVRVR, encoded by the coding sequence ATGCGCCGCTGCCTCCTTGTGCTCGCTGCTCTGCTCACGGTCCCTGCCGCCGCGCAGGACCCCGAAGCCCTTCCGTTCTCACTCGAACTCGTCGAGGTCGACGTGACGGGGATGCCGGGCCTCCACTCCTTCGCGTGGGCCGAGCACGGCGGGCGGTGGCTGTTCATCACCGGCCGCGTGGACGGCCTCCACGGCATCATCGAGTCCGGTGCCTTCGCTGCCGAGCAGGCCAACGGCTCCCTCTGGGTCGTGGACCTCGCCGGTGACCAGGTGTGGTCGCGCTCGCTCAGCGAACTGGGCGACGCTGTCGCCGACCCGCTGAAGGTGTCGAACCCGCAGTACCACCAGGAGGGCGAGACGCTCTACGTCGTCGGCGGCTACGGCACCGACTCTTCGACTGGCGACAAGATCACGTTCCCGACGCTGACGGCGCTCGACGTACCAGGACTGATCGGCGCGGTGGTCAACGGGGGCGCGCTCGCGCCGCACATCCGGCAGTCGGCCGACGAGCGCCTCGCCGTGACCGGCGGCGAACTCCGCACTCTCGAGGGCCGCTACCTCCTCCTCGGCGGACACCGCTTCGACGGCGCGTATTCTCCCGGCGGTGGCAGCTTCACGCAGGCCTACACCAACCAGATCGCCTCGTTTCTCCTTATCGACCAGGGGGGCACGCTCGGCATCGACGACGTGCAGACCGTGACCGACGAGGACGCGCTGCACCGGCGCGACCTGACCGTGGCCCCGAGCTTCGTCCGAGGGCAGTGCGACGGTGCGCCCTGCATCACCCAGGCCCACACGATGTACGCCGGGGTCTTCCAGCCGAGCAACCTCCCGTACCGGACGCAGATCCACGCCACGCTCTCGGACGGGCTCGCGTTTCAGGAGAGCAGCTTCGAGCAGCGATTCTCGCACTACACCGCCCCGGCGCTCCCGCTCTGGGACGAGGTGACCGAGACGATGCACACCGCGTTCTTCGGCGGGATGGCGCAGTTCTATTTCGACGAGGACGCGGGGGAGGTCGTCGAGGACCGCTTCATCCCCTTCACCGACGACATCGTGACGCTGACGCACGAGGTGGCCGAGGGCGGCACCACGTACGAGACGGTAATGCCGGTTCAGATGCCGGGCCTGCTCGGCACAAACGCGGCGCTCATTCCGGCCTCTGTCCCCCGCTCCGACCTCGAGATCGTCCGGCTGCGCGACCTCGACGAGCGCACCCTGATGGGCTACATCGTCGGCGGCATCCTATCGACGATGCCGAACCCCGGCTGGATGGGCATGACGGCTGCCGAGACGAGCGCGAGCGACCGCATCTTCGCCGTCTACCTCACGCCGGAGTTCACCTCCAGCACCGAGCCGGCGGCCGAGTACGCCAGCCTCCGGCTCGAAGCTCCCTACCCCAACCCGTTCCGGACCCGGGCCACGGTCGCGCTCGTGCTCGACCGGCCCGCGCCGGTAGTCGTCGAGGTGTTCGACGTGCTCGGCCGGCGGGTGGCCGGGCTGCACGACGGACCGCTCGCGGCTGGCCGGCACACGTTCGCGCTTCAGGAGCGCGACCTCGCGCCGGGAGTCTACGTCGTCCACGCCTCCGGCGACGGCGTCAGCGCCACGCGCTCCGTCGTGCGGGTGCGGTAG
- a CDS encoding putative sugar nucleotidyl transferase, protein MPHLCLFEDATVHHLAPLASTRAAGDLRVGIQTLSERQRRAFPHDGFVLHTRALVAGAAAQDHAGASFNALPNEHRGVLFVNQRWLVQPGDLLERVRAAAAPGEPARVFLQGDTLLAAWHPAPQAGLLGADALGPSHFEGTAEEQVDGATLISRLWHLLDDVRERIADDFAALDRHGREGATVHESAILLEPGNIYLAPGAEVRPGAILNAEGGPIYLDEGAAIGEGAIVFGPLYLGPNASMRAGARVDGVAAGTHAEIGGEVKASIVQSYSNKVHDGYMGNSYIGRWCNLGADTNTSNLKNDYGEVNMWDCVAEAFVGTERGRLGLIMGDHSKCSINTMFNTGTVVGVFCNLFGGGFPPRYIPDFSWGGADGFVNYRLEKALRVAEAVTARRGMPLTDTDRTLLTVIAEAAYARRKGQAA, encoded by the coding sequence ATGCCCCACCTCTGCCTGTTCGAAGACGCGACGGTCCACCACCTCGCTCCGCTGGCCTCCACCCGCGCCGCAGGCGACCTGCGCGTCGGTATCCAGACCCTGAGCGAGCGTCAGCGGCGCGCCTTTCCGCACGACGGTTTCGTCCTCCACACGCGGGCGCTGGTCGCAGGCGCGGCGGCCCAGGACCACGCTGGAGCTTCCTTCAACGCGCTGCCCAATGAGCACCGCGGCGTCCTCTTCGTCAATCAGCGGTGGCTCGTTCAGCCGGGCGACCTGCTGGAGCGCGTGCGCGCTGCCGCTGCGCCGGGCGAACCGGCCCGCGTCTTTCTCCAGGGCGACACGCTCCTCGCCGCGTGGCACCCGGCCCCGCAGGCCGGGCTGCTGGGGGCCGACGCGCTCGGCCCGTCTCACTTCGAGGGTACCGCCGAGGAACAGGTCGACGGCGCGACGCTCATCAGCCGCCTGTGGCACCTCCTCGACGATGTGCGCGAGCGCATCGCAGATGACTTTGCCGCCCTCGACCGCCACGGCCGCGAGGGCGCGACGGTACACGAAAGTGCGATCCTGCTGGAGCCCGGCAACATCTACCTCGCTCCTGGTGCCGAAGTCCGGCCAGGGGCCATCCTCAACGCCGAGGGCGGGCCGATCTACCTCGACGAGGGTGCGGCCATCGGCGAAGGTGCCATCGTCTTCGGGCCGCTCTACCTCGGGCCGAACGCCAGCATGCGGGCCGGAGCCCGGGTCGATGGCGTCGCGGCAGGCACCCACGCCGAAATCGGCGGCGAGGTCAAGGCGAGCATCGTGCAGTCCTACTCGAACAAGGTCCACGACGGCTACATGGGCAACTCCTACATCGGCCGCTGGTGCAACCTCGGGGCCGACACCAACACGTCGAACCTCAAGAACGACTACGGCGAGGTGAACATGTGGGACTGCGTCGCCGAGGCGTTCGTCGGCACCGAGCGCGGGCGGCTCGGCCTCATCATGGGCGACCACTCGAAGTGCTCGATCAACACCATGTTCAACACCGGCACCGTCGTCGGGGTCTTCTGCAACCTCTTCGGCGGGGGCTTTCCGCCGCGCTACATCCCGGATTTCTCGTGGGGCGGGGCCGACGGCTTCGTGAACTACCGGCTGGAGAAGGCACTCCGCGTGGCCGAGGCTGTGACGGCCCGCCGCGGCATGCCCCTCACCGACACCGACCGTACGCTGCTGACGGTCATCGCCGAGGCGGCCTACGCGCGCCGGAAGGGGCAGGCCGCCTGA
- the fsa gene encoding fructose-6-phosphate aldolase — MKFFIDTADLDEIREAADMGVLDGVTTNPSLAMKAGASNFEEHIYKICELASDVSAEVVATEYGAMVEEGRKLAQIHEHVTVKVPMIREGVKAIETLSNEGIRINCTLIFSPTQALVAAKAGATYVSPFIGRLDDISSNGMDLIASIRTIFDNYAYDTQILAASIRHPMHVVDAAELGADVATMPFDTLDKLIKHPLTDRGLEKVLADWEKLQEQKDGQPA; from the coding sequence ATGAAATTCTTCATCGACACCGCCGACCTCGACGAGATCCGCGAAGCCGCCGACATGGGCGTCCTCGACGGCGTCACCACGAACCCATCGCTCGCCATGAAGGCGGGGGCCTCGAACTTCGAGGAGCACATCTACAAAATCTGCGAACTCGCCTCCGACGTCTCCGCCGAGGTCGTGGCGACCGAGTACGGGGCGATGGTGGAGGAAGGCCGCAAGCTGGCCCAGATCCACGAGCACGTCACCGTCAAAGTCCCCATGATCCGCGAGGGCGTCAAGGCCATCGAGACGCTCTCCAACGAGGGCATCCGCATCAACTGCACCCTCATCTTCTCGCCGACCCAGGCGCTCGTCGCGGCGAAGGCTGGGGCGACGTACGTGAGTCCCTTCATCGGACGCCTCGACGACATCTCCTCCAACGGGATGGACCTCATCGCCTCGATCCGTACCATCTTCGACAACTACGCCTACGACACGCAGATCCTCGCGGCCAGCATCCGCCACCCCATGCACGTCGTCGACGCCGCCGAGCTCGGCGCGGACGTGGCGACGATGCCGTTCGACACGCTCGACAAGCTCATCAAGCACCCGCTGACCGACCGGGGGCTCGAGAAAGTCCTCGCGGACTGGGAGAAGCTCCAGGAGCAGAAGGACGGACAGCCTGCCTAG